The proteins below come from a single Solea senegalensis isolate Sse05_10M linkage group LG2, IFAPA_SoseM_1, whole genome shotgun sequence genomic window:
- the LOC122760353 gene encoding chloride intracellular channel protein 5 isoform X2 — MSWYNVAVQKLGFPTIELFVKAGSDGESIGNCPFSQRLFMILWLKGVIFNVTTVDLKRKPADLQDLAPGTNPPFVTFNGEVKVDVNMIEEFLEEKLTPPCYPRLAAKHPEANTAGIDVFAKFSAYIKNPKKDTNVALEKALLKSLQRLDDFLRTPLPEEIDTYASGDLPESSRSFLDGEELTLADCNLLPKLHILKVVAKKYRGFEIPAEMTGVWRYLNCAYQREEFTSTCPAEREIEFAYLDVAKRIK; from the exons ATGTCCTGGTACAATGTTGCTGTTCAAAAACTTGGCTTCCCCACAATTGAGTTGTTTGTAAAG gcgGGAAGTGATGGAGAGAGCATTGGGAACTGTCCTTTCTCCCAGAGACTGTTTATGATCCTGTGGCTTAAAGGCGTCATCTTCAATGTCACGACTGTCGACCTCAAACG GAAGCCCGCTGACCTGCAGGACCTCGCTCCAGGAACCAACCCTCCCTTTGTGACCTTTAACGGTGAGGTAAAGGTCGACGTGAACATGATCGAGGAATTCCTGGAGGAGAAACTGACCCCACCGTg CTACCCTAGACTGGCTGCCAAACATCCAGAGGCAAACACAGCCGGCATCGACGTGTTTGCTAAGTTCTCAGCTTACATCAAAAACCCGAAGAAAGACACCAATGTTG cCTTAGAGAAAGCACTGCTGAAGTCTCTTCAGCGTCTCGATGACTTCCTGCGGACGCCACTGCCTGAGGAGATAGACACTTACGCCTCAGGTGACCTGCCTGAATCCTCCAGGAGCTTCCTAGATGGGGAGGAGCTCACTCTGGCCGACTGCAACCTCCTGCCTAAACTACACATCCTCAAG GTTGTCGCCAAGAAATACCGTGGCTTTGAGATTCCTGCAGAGATGACCGGTGTGTGGAGGTATTTAAACTGTGCCTATCAGAGGGAGGAGTTCACCAGCACATGCCCAGCTGAGAGGGAGATTGAATTTGCTTACCTGGATGTTGCAAAGCGAATCAAATAA
- the LOC122760353 gene encoding chloride intracellular channel protein 5 isoform X3 produces MILWLKGVIFNVTTVDLKRKPADLQDLAPGTNPPFVTFNGEVKVDVNMIEEFLEEKLTPPCYPRLAAKHPEANTAGIDVFAKFSAYIKNPKKDTNVALEKALLKSLQRLDDFLRTPLPEEIDTYASGDLPESSRSFLDGEELTLADCNLLPKLHILKVVAKKYRGFEIPAEMTGVWRYLNCAYQREEFTSTCPAEREIEFAYLDVAKRIK; encoded by the exons ATGATCCTGTGGCTTAAAGGCGTCATCTTCAATGTCACGACTGTCGACCTCAAACG GAAGCCCGCTGACCTGCAGGACCTCGCTCCAGGAACCAACCCTCCCTTTGTGACCTTTAACGGTGAGGTAAAGGTCGACGTGAACATGATCGAGGAATTCCTGGAGGAGAAACTGACCCCACCGTg CTACCCTAGACTGGCTGCCAAACATCCAGAGGCAAACACAGCCGGCATCGACGTGTTTGCTAAGTTCTCAGCTTACATCAAAAACCCGAAGAAAGACACCAATGTTG cCTTAGAGAAAGCACTGCTGAAGTCTCTTCAGCGTCTCGATGACTTCCTGCGGACGCCACTGCCTGAGGAGATAGACACTTACGCCTCAGGTGACCTGCCTGAATCCTCCAGGAGCTTCCTAGATGGGGAGGAGCTCACTCTGGCCGACTGCAACCTCCTGCCTAAACTACACATCCTCAAG GTTGTCGCCAAGAAATACCGTGGCTTTGAGATTCCTGCAGAGATGACCGGTGTGTGGAGGTATTTAAACTGTGCCTATCAGAGGGAGGAGTTCACCAGCACATGCCCAGCTGAGAGGGAGATTGAATTTGCTTACCTGGATGTTGCAAAGCGAATCAAATAA